Proteins from one Porites lutea chromosome 3, jaPorLute2.1, whole genome shotgun sequence genomic window:
- the LOC140931885 gene encoding G2/M phase-specific E3 ubiquitin-protein ligase-like gives MSILSGATSPELQELRQDSNFISLCDECGISTLLSDDNRNLILQSLLLHYVLNRKKVLLDQLRSGLKSSKVLHAIEKNPTLFETLFVHSATRLDATAIKDLLKPKSPLSSDEHRQIWGYLFQFIDECNETDLKSFMRFLTGCESIPAAGIEGGKITVSFNKDGTVFSSACLHQLELPGRADSYSEFQTTLKAVIDDSFCWKSFNSI, from the exons ATGTCAATA TTGTCTGGCGCAACCTCACCTGAACTCCAAGAGTTAAGGCAAGACTCAAATTTCATTTCCTTGTGTGATGAATGTGGCATCTCAACATTGCTGTCA GATGACAACAGAAACCTGATACTGCAGTCACTTCTCTTACACTATGTACTCAACCGGAAAAAAGTGTTGCTGGACCAATTGCGTTCTGGGCTAAAGAGTTCCAAAGTCCTACATGCTATTGAGAAGAATCCAACACTGTTTGAGACTCTTTTTGTGCACAGTGCTACGAGATTAGATGCTACAGCTATTAAGGATCTCTTGAAGCCAAAGAGTCCACTTTCCTCTGATGAACATCGCCAAATATGGGGTTATCTTTTCCAGTTTATAGATGAATGCAATGAGACAG ATCTGAAGTCATTCATGCGATTTCTTACTGGCTGTGAGTCCATTCCTGCAGCAGGAATAGAGGGAGGAAAAATCACGGTTTCATTCAACAAGGATGGAACAGTATTTTCATCTGCTTGTTTGCATCAGCTTGAACTACCTGGACGAGCTGATTCATACTCAGAGTTCCAAACAACGCTGAAAGCTGTTATTGATGACTCATTTTGTTGGAAGTCTTTTAATTCCATTTAA
- the LOC140930672 gene encoding uncharacterized protein → MPHSITIKLSDDTQDGRKLKHYLSFLAVSLAEVLQSLADKVITGPEIKITIDPDDLIADTIAFYKKSTAFDASKRVRVQYKSQPAVDTGGIRREFFNDATKAIATFPAFKLLEGSDHRKLPAYNSTSVHSGLMAVLGRLIGHGILQSFIGFPCFAPPVYWYIATGDVHKALCYVKVDDVRDEEAREFIEKVLLQKPACKILN, encoded by the coding sequence ATGCCCCACAGTATCACCATAAAGCTAAGTGATGATACACAGGATGGAAGAAAGCTGAAACattatttgtcttttttagcAGTTTCTCTTGCAGAAGTACTACAAAGTCTTGCTGACAAGGTTATTACAGGTCCTGAAATTAAGATCACCATTGACCCAGATGACCTTATAGCTGATACTATTGCATTCTACAAAAAGTCTACTGCCTTTGATGCTTCTAAGCGTGTTAGAGTGCAGTATAAGAGCCAGCCAGCTGTTGACACAGGTGGAATCCGTCGTGAGTTTTTCAATGATGCCACAAAAGCAATAGCAACATTTCCAGCCTTCAAATTATTGGAAGGATCAGATCATAGGAAACTCCCTGCCTATAACAGCACATCAGTTCACTCAGGACTAATGGCGGTCCTTGGACGATTGATAGGGCATGGTATACTCCAGTCTTTCATTGGATTTCCTTGCTTTGCCCCTCCAGTGTACTGGTATATTGCGACAGGTGATGTCCATAAAGCTCTGTGCTATGTTAAAGTTGATGATGTTAGGGATGAAGAGGCAAGAGAGTTCATAGAGAAGGTACTACTCCAAAAACCTGCGTGTAAGATCCTTAATTAA